The DNA segment ctcctctctctctctcacacacacaaggttgCCGCCCTGCACTGGCCTACTGCTCAGTATCTCAAACAcacccttcacacacacagaaacacacttttCAGGTGTCCCATGGCACTTGATGCACTGACGTCATGTGTGTATCTGAAACTTCGCAGTAGCTATACCTTGCACACTTGCCCTAAGGAAGGGTTACACATCTTGTGTGGGCCGGTTTGTTTGTCTTCATGTGCGTGCATGTACGAGTGTGTTTTCCTTCTGCACACACCTTCTCAGTGTCCTCTTTCTTGACAGACTTCAGGTTGGCTCGGAGGTCCATGGACACTTTGTGCTTGGAGCCCAGCAGGGAGCGAAGGATGGCATCAGCAGACACACGAACACGACGAAGATTAGGCCTCTTGAATTTCCCCCTGAGGTCCAACACCTTGATGTTCAGGTCTTTAATCTGGAGCAGGGACAGAGAATTGCAAGGCAATTACCATCAGTGCTGGAGGATGTTCTCATGGTGACTGCTCAGCTGCATGAGCTTATATGatctttacatttttaattctgGAAACAGGCAGACAAAGTGATGTATACCTCACGTGTGTTGAGCATGACTTTGGCTTCGATGTCGTATCGCTCCTCATCCACCACATCTATCTTGGCATGGAGCTCTTTGCAGAGGTCCTGTGCATttacacataaaacacaaaggTTAAAAATGTGTATGTCATGAAAGTGATCACATCAGTCATTATTGCTTTCCAGAGCAACCTCAAATTTGTGCATCTGGAAAAGTTTTACTTTTAGATGCTCATCCTTTATATCTACCTGAGAAGGAGCTGCAAAGCCTCGAATTTGCCttttgaaggtccagtgtgtaagattatgggggatatattggcagacatgGAATGTACTATAACAAGtattctttagtgtataatcacctcaaAAAAAAGggtcatcatgtttttgttacctttgaatgagctgtttatatctacacagaaAGTCCACTATGTtgcaccatgtttctacagtagctcagctctagatagggccatttgcattttcgtaTCAGCCACCTTAgtcagcagcccctctgcaatgcCTCGCAACGGAGAAACACCTTTTACCAGTTTCAATCaccgggtccatttgttttggagaggaagagaaccctgtggataattcggctcctggtaaaaactcCCCGAACGTctagatcttaagttatcaagAAAATATGTGAGCACACGTGAGCAGTTGCTGGGATAGCGGCCTGTCTGCGACAAACCAAAAagcgttggagaaacactgacttgtaACGTGGAACTTAATTCATCGTTTTTATCATTTGTAAtcaccttgtttgtttgtttttgagagaagacctctgcggatgattgggctcctggtaaaaacctcctgaacagtgaacactgatggaatcctaaccaggagttcacacTTGGGACATGggggaagtttcagctggttgcagttctcaccactaaatcttacacactgttcctttgaGAGAATTTGCTGAAGTAGAAATCTATATTTAGAGGTGTTTTGGTTTTtgat comes from the Epinephelus lanceolatus isolate andai-2023 chromosome 8, ASM4190304v1, whole genome shotgun sequence genome and includes:
- the tnni1a gene encoding troponin I, slow skeletal muscle, producing MLKSLMVAKAKEELEQEVVVKEEEKQNYLSERAPPLNTSGLSLAQLQDLCKELHAKIDVVDEERYDIEAKVMLNTREIKDLNIKVLDLRGKFKRPNLRRVRVSADAILRSLLGSKHKVSMDLRANLKSVKKEDTEKKRPVEDSDWRKNVEAMSGMEGRKKMFDAAKGPAQ